From Pyrenophora tritici-repentis strain M4 chromosome 1, whole genome shotgun sequence, the proteins below share one genomic window:
- a CDS encoding HMG box protein, with protein sequence MRGDIFVQQQHPPTPPNAGSDYHAGLQRVAQYNTNRGYSSGEPGYGSPSSVAHEGIPLHASHGDSHPHGLGLGIQYDGYGPPAEYYQNGSYNGLSHDQGLFSPPTPRSTNGDDSSRRTTRSGRAMTSSSSPRKTEGSPRPKATPKSKKAKAAKSDKHKTPRLTAPLSILTKELHHIPVKNMEEWVNRPADVRRREVEKRNGYITRPMNSFMLYRSAFAERAKSWCLQNNHQVVSSVAGESWPLEPPEIRELYNEYAKIERMNHQNAHPTYKFSPSKTVTPAARKRKTEWSDDDELSDLDDVEWAPAGSRPRPRQARRVDSSFGYPSSGVGAEYFDRSFGLNGNGMNRSSWEMTNEGRPMPMPINHSDLYGQYYQTAAYPATHMSLNYTDDMLLRRVDTPASSLQFSANPSVLGLPGGELLQQLHSHVGTPFDEAQLDPMLLAYDGGNHSDIDPSALHHDGFRIGQPNSHEDNLDQHNLDNLLDLSHDEYHGWQSDPTMTSLEQESEFDKWMGE encoded by the exons ATGAGGGGTGACATATTCGTCCAACAACAGCATCCTCCCACTCCGCCAAATGCCGGGTCGGATTACCATGCGGGGCTGCAGCGAGTTGCGCAATACAACACAAATCGCGGCTATTCGTCAGGGGAACCAGGGTATGGTTCTCCCAGCTCGGTGGCGCACGAAGGGATCCCTTTGCATGCGTCACATGGCGACAGTCATCCTCATGGGCTTGGCCTAGGTATACAATAT GATGGATACGGCCCTCCGGCGGAGTATTACCAAAACGGGTCATACAATGGCCTTTCG CACGACCAAGGTCTGTTCTCGCCACCGACACCAAGGTCCACAAACGGCGACGACTCTAGTAGAAGAACGACGCGCAGTGGACGAGCAATGACATCATCCAGCTCTCCGCGCAAGACCGAAGGAAGCCCCCGACCGAAAGCGACGCCCAAATCGAAGAAAGCCAAAGCCGCAAAGTCAGACAAGCACAAGACGCCTAGACTGACTGCACCATTGAGCATCTTGACAAAAGAGCTACACCATATCCCGGTCAAGAATATGGAGGAGTGGGTAAACAGGCCTGCAGATGTGAGAAGACGAGAAGTAGAGAAAAGGAACGGATACATCACCCGTCCCATGAACTCTTTCATGCTCTACCGTTCGGCGTTTGCGGAAAGGGCCAAGTCTTGGTGCCTACAGAACAACCATCAAGTCGTATCGTCAGTAGCTGGTGAAAGTTGGCCTCTAGAGCCTCCGGAGATCCGCGAGTTGTACAATGAGTACGCGAAGATTGAGAGGATGAATCACCAGAACGCACACCCAACGTACAAGTTCTCGCCTAGCAAGACCGTCACTCCTGCTGCCCGAAAGCGAAAAACTGAGTGGTCGGATGACGATGAGCTTAGCGATCTGGATGATGTCGAGTGGGCTCCAGCTGGTAGCAGACCTCGTCCCCGACAGGCCAGGAGAGTCGATAGTTCGTTTGGTTACCCGTCCAGCGGTGTAGGAGCAGAGTATTTTGACCGTTCGTTCGGACTAAATGGTAATGGTATGAACAGATCGTCATGGGAAATGACGAACGAGGGACGGCCCATGCCTATGCCCATTAACCACAGCGATCTCTATGGCCAGTACTACCAGACTGCCGCATACCCAGCCACACACATGAGCCTGAACTATACCGACGACATGCTGTTGAGGAGGGTGGATACTCCAGCATCGTCGCTTCAGTTTTCAGCAAATCCGTCCGTTTTAGGGCTTCCCGGTGGTGAACTGTTGCAACAGCTGCATTCGCATGTCGGTACGCCTTTCGACGAGGCGCAGCTAGATCCAATGTTGTTGGCCTATGATGGAGGAAACCATTCCGACATCGACCCTTCGGCACTGCATCACGATGGATTTCGAATTGGCCAGCCAAATTCACACGAAGACAACCTCGATCAACACAACCTCGACAATCTATTGGATCTTTCACACGATGAATATCACGGTTGGCAGTCGGACCCGACCATGACGTCGTTGGAACAAGAATCAGAATTCGATAAATGGATGGGCGAGTAA
- a CDS encoding SrmB, Superfamily II DNA and RNA helicase: MASRHADYERRRYSPRRDRSRDRRDRGDRYGGPGGGRYSDDRRGDRRDDRRDVRRDERRDERRDERRDERRDERREYRPRSRSPARRDRSRDRTYRRDDDRDRRSNSYRPGSRSSGRPGSRSSATPAPDSRRDRLDSTSRDERKKDPETLAKEKLADRAAKLAEWKKRNAERLAKDKTDTPGSGASPTGKAPATPTVVATPLPVPAAEAKFEIPKSKVPQKSATEKVKQKQPEKSTFRLDASAAARPLDLAKPAGKAVTSAASSMPPSPSPIMKQNLTEELDSGALKANGNIGSFGLKTKTAAEVEAETSRKALLDEEGPTRKRKFQALPEFNNHDEPESEANGTEDDTAMSAIGSEDEENNAELQARLEKRRAEIAIENQQDTVMEEAPDVVAAPAADQMEVDQHTGAEEDDIDPLDAFMADLNEPQPSRNAPSGEAMFADELEPIEMSVADEDINQLRAVKKKKREVITVDHEKVEYEPFRKNFYTEPAEISQMKPEEVADLRFELDGIKVNPDNVPRPVTKWAQMGLLQATMDVFTQVRYEKPTAIQSQAIPIAESGRDLIGVAKTGSGKTLAFGIPMIRHILDQRPLKPSDGPIGLILAPTRELSLQIVHELKPFLAASGITIKCAYGGQPISEQIAMLKRGGIHILCATAGRLIDLISCNSGRVLSFKRITYVVLDEADRMFDMGFEPQVMKILANVRPDRQTILFSATMPKNMHALAKKALKDPVEIIIGGKSKVAAEITQIISVVPPSYDKKINNTLLHLGRLFDEDENAQVLIFTERQETAEDLLSKLYKAKYFSVNTIHGAKDQTDRNEAISDFKQGVLSILIATSVAARGLDVPGLAMVFNFDCPTHCKFFLPSLHLSDHTNTLPSGRLCPPMWSYWPCRQQRNCYYSH, encoded by the exons ATGGCGTCACGCCATGCTGATTACGAGCGCAGACGGTATAGTCCGCGCCGTGATCGCTCGAGAGACCGGCGAGATCGGGGAGATCGCTACGGTGGCCCTGGAGGAGGGAGGTACAGTGACGACCGACGTGGTGACCGCCGCGATGACCGCCGCGATGTGCGTCGTGATGAGCGTCGTGATGAGCGTCGTGATGAGCGTCGTGATGAGCGTCGTGATGAGCGTCGTGAGTACCGACCTCGTTCACGTTCACCTGCACGCCGTGATCGTTCCAGAGATCGTACGTACAGGCGCGACGACGACCGTGATAGGCGCTCCAATTCGTACAGGCCTGGTTCGCGCTCGTCTGGCAGGCCCGGTTCTCGCTCATCTGCCACGCCGGCGCCCGACAGCAGACGCGACCGCCTAGACAGTACCTCACGCGATGAGAGGAAGAAAGACCCAGAGACATTAGCCAAGGAGAAGCTGGCAGACCGCGCTGCAAAGCTCGCTGAGTGGAAGAAGCGCAATGCTGAGCGTCTTGCCAAAGACAAGACAGATACGCCTGGTTCTGGTGCATCGCCAACTGGCAAGGCGCCTGCAACACCTACAGTTGTTGCGACGCCACTGCCAGTCCCAGCAGCAGAGGCTAAATTTGAAATTCCAAAGAGTAAAGTTCCACAGAAGAGTGCGACTGAGAAAGTTAAACAGAAGCAGCCGGAGAAATCCACCTTCAGGCTCGATGCGTCCGCTGCAGCAAGGCCGCTAGACCTTGCGAAGCCCGCCGGCAAGGCAGTCACTAGTGCTGCGAGTAGTATGCCACCCTCGCCCTCTCCGATCATGAAACAGAACCTGACAGAAGAACTAGATTCCGGTGCCTTAAAGGCCAACGGTAACATCGGTTCTTTTGGTCTGAAAACCAAGACTGCCGCCGAGGTCGAGGCTGAGACTTCGAGGAAGGCACTTCTCGATGAGGAAGGCCCCACTCGCAAGCGCAAGTTCCAAGCTCTACCTGAGTTCAACAATCACGACGAACCCGAGTCCGAAGCTAACGGCACCGAGGACGATACTGCTATGAGCGCTATCGGTAGTGAAGATGAAGAGAACAACGCTGAGCTACAGGCACGCCTTGAGAAGCGTCGCGCCGAGATTGCTATTGAGAATCAGCAAGATACTGTCATGGAAGAAGCCCCCGACGTTGTCGCAGCCCCTGCCGCCGACCAAATGGAGGTTGACCAACACACAGGCGCCGAAGAAGATGACATTGACCCTCTCGATGCCTTCATGGCTGATCTCAACGAACCACAGCCAAGCCGCAACGCGCCTTCCGGTGAAGCCATGTTCGCCGATGAACTTGAGCCTATCGAAATGTCCGTTGCAGACGAGGACATCAACCAACTCCGTGCggtcaagaagaagaagagggaaGTCATAACTGTCGATCATGAGAAAGTTGAGTATGAACCGTTCCGAAAGAACTTCTACACGGAGCCAGCCGAAATATCTCAGATGAAGCCTGAGGAAGTCGCTGATCTCCGTTTCGAATTGGACGGCATCAAGGTAAATCCTGATAATGTTCCCCGGCCTGTAACCAAGTGGGCTCAGATGGGCCTGCTTCAAGCTACCATGGATGTATTCACACAGGTACGCTATGAGAAGCCAACTGCAATTCAGTCTCAGGCCATACCCATCGCGGAGAGCGGCCGCGATCTCATAGGAGTAGCCAAAACCGGCTCCGGAAAGACACTTGCGTTCGGTATACCTATGATTCGTCACATACTTGATCAGCGTCCTCTGAAGCCCTCTGATGGCCCCATTGGACTAATCCTCGCCCCGACACGTGAATTGTCCTTGCAGATTGTTCATGAGCTCAAACCTTTCCTTGCTGCTTCCGGTATCACGATCAAGTGCGCATACGGCGGTCAGCCTATCTCCGAACAGATTGCTATGCTAAAGCGTGGTGGTATACATATCCTGTGTGCCACAGCAGGACGCCTCATTGACCTAATCTCTTG TAATTCTGGTAGAGTGCTCAGCTTCAAGCGCATCACTTACGTTGTTCTCGACGAAGCTGATCGCATGTTTGACATGGGCTTTGAGCCGCAAGTAATGAAGATCCTTGCCAATGTGCGGCCCGATCGTCAGACCATTCTGTTTTCGGCCACGATGCCGAAGAACATGCATGCTTTGGCGAAAAAGGCTTTGAAGGACCCAGTAGAGATCATCATCGGCGGTAAGAGTAAGGTTGCTGCGGAGATCACCCAGATCATCTCTGTCGTACCCCCTAGCTATGATAAGAAGATCAACAACACACTGCTTCATCTCGGCCGACTGTTCGATGAAGACGAAAACGCCCAGGTATTAATCTTTACTGAGCGACAAGAGACGGCCGAGGATCTCTTGTCAAAGCTGTACAAGGCTAAGTATTTCTCTGTCAACACGATCCATGGAGCTAAAGACCAGACCGATCGTAACGAAGCGATCAGTGACTTCAAGCAAGGTGTGCTTTCCATTTTGATCGCTACTTCAGTTGCAGCCCGTGGTCTAGACGTCCCAGGTCTGGCCATGGTCTTCAACTTTGATTGTCCGACTCATTGTAAGTTCTTTCTTCCATCGCTACATTTGTCTGATCACACTAACACACTGCCTAGTGGAAGACTATGTCCACCGATGTGGTCGTACTGGCCGTGCAGGCAACAAAGGAACTGCTATTACTCTCATTGA
- a CDS encoding MAD multi-domain protein — translation MYSSETGNKSSVLEDEAMEQPGQGTMKKPVNLSIDKDIVSTEPEDWGKNTMYNEQKQRYDNSPFLTPSPHTPSPCNLHGSVHPPPNILRHASKRLAKPPTYDAPTKASEAKKNEKVELPALVKRGDSGKDRLSRPNTSDGQSPSAQSEPKSAPLSRPSSADPLTSVKFGHRDDAYTDEKTRIDIDEEQPAEKEHADPHLQDLVADIKRLQYENIALMEVQQEEEEALSRLSQLQQDKTKLVKEVRVLRETKAKTEELESEIDKLSSQLKLVTREKKKMNEELEGSRNRMEELSQERDQLLVNVQELKQQKEEYWRRDLPLNASAKEVTIADLEWNNAELRQKLRERDDEVAYLQRDKATTQKELETKQKELDEAYEYANQGQDSLEDQINENELIIQRQKDLISTLSTLMENATKSISDDSDMELSEIYDLVQQLTAQIETSSLYESIHMLFQAFGKTRRSLHSTNEDLKRQLHYMNLQVTKLEAAAKASLTAEVRIASPDIAIPSILQSPMSPLQADRDGSETLYRNEVRERKNTKAQLKQAHLEKVKLSAETTTQIEKISNLKNLLEDSQNDCANLKSRVNELQDEVQSWQSELAESKSQLELRTSAFEREAHCIRKEGLRQIKSYYKKTADESNWHVTMLQARLAALQDDHTDVLNLFNASKREKASLEEEIVRQKTFTLDPGFADHANAFVPAGQPG, via the exons ATGTATAGCTCAGAGACTGGTAACAAGAGTTCAGTATTGGAAGATGAGGCCATGGAGCAGCCAGGTCAGGGAACGATGAAGAAGCCTGTTAATCTCAGTATAGACAAAGATATCGTTTCCACTGAGCCAGAAGATTGGGGGAAGAACACAATGTATAACGAGCAAAAGCAACGATATGACAATTCGCCGTTTTTGACACCTTCTCCGCACACGCCGTCTCCGTGTAATTTGCATGGGTCCGTCCATCCACCACCGAATATCCTACGACATGCATCCAAACGGCTAGCTAAGCCTCCTACATATGATGCTCCCACGAAAGCTTCAGAAGCGAAGAAGAATGAGAAAGTGGAGCTTCCGGCGCTGGTGAAAAGGGGAGATTCGGGCAAGGACCGTCTTAGTCGGCCAAACACCTCTGATGGGCAATCACCATCTGCGCAATCGGAGCCGAAATCTGCTCCGCTGTCGCGACCATCCAGTGCTGATCCCCTTACTTCAGTGAAGTTTGGGCATAGGGATGATGCGTACACCGATGAAAAGACCAGGATTGATATCGATGAAGAGCAGCCTGCAGAGAAAGAGCATGCAGATCCTCACCTTCAAGATCTGGTCGCAGATATCAAACGCTTACAATATGAGAACATTGCATTGATGGAAGTACagcaagaagaggaagaagcGCTGAGCAGATTGTCACAACTGCAACAGGATAAAACAAAGCTGGTAAAAGAAGTCAGGGTGCTGCGCGAAACAAAAGCTAAAACGGAAGAACTGGAGAGTGAGATCGATAAGCTTTCCAGTCAGCTCAAACTCGTAActagagagaagaagaaaatgAACGAGGAACTAGAAGGCTCGAGAAACAGGATGGAAGAGCTTAGCCAAGAACGTGATCAACTTTTAGTTAACGTACAGGAGCTAAAGCAACAGAAGGAAGAATACTGGCGTCGAGACTTGCCACTTAATGCGTCGGCCAAAGAAGTGACTATCGCAGATCTAGAGTGGAATAATGCAGAATTGAGACAGAAGCTGAGGgagagagatgatgaagTGGCCTATCTGCAGAGAGACAAAGCTACAACTCAGAAAGAGCTTGAGACAAAACAAAAAGAATTGGATGAAGCTTATGAGTATGCCAACCAAGGTCAGGATAGCCTCGAAGACCAGATTAATGAGAACGAGTTGATTATCCAGAGGCAGAAAGATCTCATCAGCACACTATCAACACTCATGGAAAACGCGACGAAATCCATTAGCGATGACTCGGACATGGAGCTTAGCGAGATTTACGATTTGGTACAGCAGCTTACCGCCCAAATCGAGACGAGCAGCTTATATGAGAGTATCCATATGCTATTCCAAGCCTTTGGAAAGACTAGGAGATCGTTACACAGCACGAATGAAGACTTGAAGCGTCAACTACATTATATGAACCTTCAGGTCACCAAACTAGAAGCAGCAGCCAAGGCGTCTCTGACAGCCGAAGTGCGTATTGCTAGCCCTGATATAGCTATTCCATCGATTCTACAATCCCCAATGAGTCCACTACAAGCAGATAGAGACGGATCCGAGACACTCTATAGGAATGAGGTCCGTGAACGCAAGAACACAAAAGCACAGCTCAAACAGGCTCACTTGGAAAAAGTCAAATTGTCAGCAGAAACCACCACCCAAATCGAGAAGATCTCGAACCTAAAAAACCTCCTTGAAGACTCACAAAACGATTGTGCCAATCTGAAGAGCAGAGTCAACGAGCTCCAAGACGAAGTCCAATCCTGGCAATCCGAGCTCGCAGAGTCAAAATCCCAACTCGAGCTCCGCACCTCAGCATTCGAACGGGAAGCCCATTGCATCCGCAAAGAAGGTCTCCGCCAAATAAAATCGTACTACAAAAAAACCGCCGACGAGTCAAACTGGCACGTCACCATGCTCCAAGCCCGCCTCGCCGCCCTCCAAGACGACCATACAGACGTGCTCAACCTCTTCAACGCCTCAAAGCGCGAAAAAGCCAGCCTAGAAGAAGAAATCGTGCGCCAAAAAACGTTTACTCTCGATCCCGGTTTCGCAGACCATGCGAATGCA TTTGTCCCTGCCGGTCAACCCGGATGA
- a CDS encoding HLH multi-domain protein, translating to MRRPNLPPTPQPSADITGKNSVNAPQLESSFILPPAALGGRGSVASSSGPSEDASDSSYRPLSPSSPVATSKTGHARKRSSTGTHQSIITKNDYSLPPPPTRSRKIIQMKPKDTQDASKTSSQTLNAKATTTPTNGTKRKQSGNTTAAGRKIARKTAHSLIERRRRSKMNEEFGVLKDMIPACRGQEMHKLAILQASIEYMRYLEQCISDLKTAHSRRDSPSSTTSDLPPPPPRRMRDEDDEEENYGDQDQDEEMEDAVSPTFVAQAPSKSRYSFANASPATYPSDRSVYSHSTTTSPAIVPRDRNGQCSANPSPALHPSDPHRYALAPSIRSTVTSPSIHPSPAFGAQTPSALQFSNPFHNGPPSTGPVAAPGSSHGSVHFSLTSPALKPQADREDQEATEALMMLNTDRRSWSGARGMSVKDLLSG from the exons ATGCGGCGCCCAAATCTGCCTCCCACACCACAACCGTCGGCCGACATTACTGGGAAGAACAGCGTTAATGCCCCGCAATTGGAGTCGAGCTTCATCCTCCCACCTGCTGCTTTGGGTGGAAGAGGGAGTGTAGCGAGCTCGTCTGGTCCGTCTGAGGACGCCTCAGACTCGTCGTACCGGCCATTGTCCCCATCCTCTCCAGTCGCAACTTCCAAAACCGGCCACGCGCGCAAACGTTCGAGTACTGGGACACATCagagcatcatcaccaaAAATGACTATTCCCTTCCTCCTCCGCCGACGCGATCCCGTAAGATCATTCAGATGAAGCCCAAAGACACTCAGGACGCGTCCAAGACTTCATCTCAAACGCTAAATGCCAAGGCCACCACGACTCCTACCAATGGCACCAAGCGAAAGCAGTCGGGTAACACGACTGCGGCGGGTCGCAAAATTGCAAGAAAGACGGCACATAGTCTGATTGAACGAAGGCGAAGGTCGAAAATGAACGAAGAGTTTGGAGTTCTCAAAGACATGATTCCCGCATGCAGAGGGCAAGAAATGCACAAGCTTGCGATTCTGCAA GCATCCATTGAGTACATGCGCTACTTGGAGCAATGTATATCAGACCTCAAGACTGCACATTCACGCCGCGACTCACCATCATCTACAACATCTGACCTtcccccaccaccacccagACGTATGCGcgatgaagacgacgaggaagagaaTTACGGTGACCAGGATCAAGATGAAGAGATGGAAGACGCAGTGTCTCCCACCTTCGTTGCACAAGCTCCCTCAAAGTCCAGATACTCGTTCGCAAACGCCTCGCCCGCCACGTATCCATCGGATAGAAGTGTATACAGCCATTCCACAACAACATCCCCGGCCATCGTGCCCCGCGATCGTAACGGCCAGTGCTCGGCGAACCCTTCCCCCGCGTTACACCCGTCCGACCCACACCGTTACGCGCTTGCGCCATCCATCCGTTCCACAGTGACTTCGCCATCTATTCATCCTTCGCCAGCTTTTGGTGCACAGACGCCTTCCGCATTGCAGTTCAGTAACCCATTCCATAACGGCCCGCCTAGCACTGGCCCTGTAGCTGCTCCTGGGTCTTCACACGGCTCAGTCCACTTCTCCTTGACGTCACCGGCATTGAAGCCCCAAGCCGACCGTGAAGATCAAGAAGCTACCGAGGCGCTTATGATGCTCAATACAGACCGTCGAAGCTGGAGCGGTGCCAGGGGTATGAGCGTGAAGGATCTCCTCAGCGGGTAG
- a CDS encoding ribosome biogenesis protein BOP1, with amino-acid sequence MSVNPRKRKVVTRPAPEPSDSEGELGDGLLEGILSHSEDDSDNSREEEVDTDASSVIEGLSDEDEEEDEDSDSEQIRTEMRNLNTSDGPLRKKKGVPTHDMDLDTAVTEELEDDEDLKPNYTVTTDAHGNTRYIYKEIDPVYESDDSDVEATNTIGNIDLKYYDEYPHIGYDINGKKIMRPAKGEALDALLDSIDIPKGWTGLTDPQTGKPLNLSEEELDVLKRLTRNEVVEDGYDPYPEMVAYFSGKQEIMPLSAAPEPKRRFIPSKHEAKRVMKLVKAIREGRIQPYRAPEEQEEEQDAFNFDVWADEKPRPDNSMHIPAPKLPPPGYEASYHPPPEYLPDKAEEQAWLEADEEDREREFLPKNYDALRKVPGYETFVKERFERSLDLYLAPRIRRNRLNIDPESLLPKLPNPEDLKPFPTTCAAIFRGQEGRVRCVSIDPNGIFVASGGDDGYVRIWELLTGRQVWNAKLSDEEAVDAVQWRPKKDASVVAAACGENVFLIVPFTLLSPDVEQASREVLDAGWGYATSKPSTSSNGEAPKQAPGKWSRPGARLENKGVLVQVEVRSAVKIVNWHRRGDYFATVSPRGQSTAVAIHTVSKHLTQLPFRRLKGIAQTAQFHPSKAIFFVATRNTIRSYDLAKQELVKILQPGAKWISSIDVHPGGDNLIVGTYDKRLLWHDLDLSNKPYKTLRFHKEAIRAVRFHQGGLPLFADTSDDGTIQIFHGKVVGDLMENATIVPLKVLKGHKVRSRLGVMGLDWHPKEPWCVSAGADGTLRLWS; translated from the coding sequence ATGTCTGTCAATCCGCGCAAGAGGAAGGTAGTGACGCGCCCGGCGCCAGAGCCTAGTGATTCCGAAGGTGAATTAGGCGACGGCTTGCTTGAGGGCATTCTGTCGCATTCCGAGGACGATTCAGACAACAGccgagaagaagaagtcgaTACGGATGCAAGCAGTGTAATTGAGGGCCTGTCtgacgaagacgaagaggaggatgaggacAGTGACTCAGAGCAGATACGCACAGAAATGCGCAACCTCAACACGTCAGATGGTCCGCTGCGCAAGAAGAAAGGCGTCCCGACACATGACATGGACCTCGACACTGCTGTAACAGAGGAGCTAGAGGATGACGAGGACCTCAAGCCCAACTACACTGTTACTACCGACGCGCATGGCAATACTCGATATATCTACAAGGAGATCGACCCAGTCTACGAGTCCGACGATTCAGACGTTGAAGCTACGAATACCATCGGCAACATAGATCTCAAGTACTATGACGAATACCCGCATATTGGCTATGACATCAATGGCAAGAAGATTATGCGCCCGGCCAAGGGAGAGGCTTTGGATGCGCTGTTGGACAGCATTGATATACCCAAGGGCTGGACCGGTCTGACCGATCCGCAGACGGGCAAGCCACTGAACCTGTCAGAAGAGGAACTGGATGTGCTCAAGAGGCTCACAAGGAATGAGGTGGTCGAGGATGGATACGATCCGTACCCCGAGATGGTGGCCTACTTCTCTGGCAAGCAGGAGATCATGCCACTGAGCGCTGCCCCAGAACCCAAGCGACGATTTATTCCTTCCAAACATGAGGCCAAACGCGTCATGAAACTCGTAAAGGCAATCAGGGAAGGTCGCATCCAGCCATACAGAGCGCCTGAGGAACAGGAAGAAGAGCAGGATGCTTTCAACTTCGATGTATGGGCAGATGAGAAGCCACGACCAGACAACTCGATGCACATCCCCGCACCTAAGCTACCACCGCCAGGCTACGAAGCAAGCTACCACCCGCCGCCTGAGTATCTACCAGACAAGGCTGAAGAGCAAGCTTGGTTGGAAGCAGATGAGGAGGATCGGGAGAGGGAATTCTTACCCAAGAACTATGATGCTCTGCGAAAGGTTCCTGGCTACGAAACATTCGTCAAGGAACGTTTTGAGCGGAGTCTGGATCTTTACCTGGCTCCTCGTATACGAAGAAACCGACTTAACATCGACCCTGAATCACTACTACCCAAGCTACCGAACCCTGAAGACCTGAAGCCTTTCCCTACAACTTGCGCGGCCATCTTCCGCGGACAAGAAGGACGTGTCCGTTGTGTATCAATTGATCCAAATGGCATATTCGTTGCAAGTGGAGGAGATGATGGTTACGTGAGAATTTGGGAGCTCCTGACCGGTCGACAAGTGTGGAATGCGAAGCTGTCCGATGAGGAAGCCGTTGATGCAGTACAGTGGAGGCCCAAGAAGGATGCATCTGTTGTTGCCGCTGCTTGCGGTGAGAACGTCTTCTTGATAGTTCCTTTCACACTCTTGTCACCGGATGTGGAGCAAGCCAGTCGCGAGGTCCTTGATGCAGGTTGGGGTTACGCAACGTCCAAACCATCGACGAGCTCAAACGGTGAGGCTCCCAAACAAGCACCAGGAAAATGGAGCCGCCCAGGAGCTCGTCTTGAGAACAAAGGCGTCCTTGTCCAGGTTGAAGTCAGATCAGCTGTCAAGATTGTCAACTGGCACAGGAGGGGAGACTACTTTGCCACAGTATCGCCTCGCGGTCAGAGTACAGCAGTGGCCATTCATACTGTCTCAAAACACCTCACTCAACTTCCCTTCCGCCGTCTCAAGGGTATCGCACAGACAGCACAGTTCCATCCCTCCAAAGCCATTTTCTTCGTTGCTACTCGCAACACCATCCGCAGCTACGATCTCGCGAAGCAAGAGCTTGTCAAGATACTGCAACCAGGTGCCAAATGGATTTCGTCGATTGACGTGCATCCCGGGGGCGACAACCTCATTGTCGGTACCTACGACAAGCGTCTCCTATGGCACGATCTCGACCTTTCGAACAAGCCCTACAAAACGCTGCGTTTCCACAAGGAAGCCATTCGCGCTGTTCGCTTCCATCAAGGTGGTCTGCCACTCTTTGCCGATACTTCAGATGATGGCACAATACAGATTTTCCATGGAAAGGTAGTGGGAGACCTTATGGAGAACGCTACCATCGTCCCATTGAAGGTACTGAAGGGGCACAAGGTCAGGAGCAGGCTGGGTGTCATGGGTCTGGACTGGCATCCCAAGGAGCCATGGTGCGTGTCGGCTGGTGCAGATGGCACGTTGAGGTTGTGGAGTTAG
- a CDS encoding DNA replication complex GINS protein psf-1, which produces MYGEAANKLVQNAKRILALPHLPPYASELTRSIIREVRDLDKDVSSILAPFSGSFNPSASPETACALLVNHLCMRRNKRCLLAYHRVRSDKLEDYCWEGIDVLEQQGSKDHSGEAGRAGVLGTGGGKEESSLSPEEEEYVRQYSDLLAAYKGQWTDIDLTGSLEPPRDLFIDVRVLKDAGEIQTEYGSITLTKNSQFYVRQGDVERLIAQGYLQRLS; this is translated from the exons ATGTACGGAGAAGCTGCCAATAAGCTG GTCCAAAACGCAAAGCGTATCCtcgccctcccacatctcCCACCATATGCCTCCGAACTCACACGCTCCATAATTCGCGAAGTGCGCGACCTCGACAAAGATGTCTCCTCAATCCTCGCTCCCTTCAGCGGCTCCTTTAACCCCAGCGCATCTCCCGAAACCGCCTGCGCACTCCTTGTAAACCACCTCTGCATGCGCCGCAACAAGCGATGTCTGCTAGCCTACCACCGCGTTCGCAGTGACAAGCTAGAGGACTATTGCTGGGAAGGCATCGATGTGCTTGAGCAACAGGGTAGCAAAGACCACAGCGGAGAAGCAGGCAGAGCAGGGGTTTTGGGTACTGGAGGAGGAAAGGAGGAGAGCAGTCTAAGTCCAGAAGAGGAGGAGTACGTGAGACAATACAGCGACCTACTAGCAGCATATAAGGGACAATGGACAGACATCGACCTCACAGGCAGTTTAGAGCCACCCCGCGATCTCTTCATCGACGTACGAGTGCTCAAGGACGCGGGCGAGATCCAAACAGAATACGG ATCCATCACCTTGACTAAAAACTCGCAATTCTACGTCCGCCAAGGCGATGTCGAACGTCTAATCGCCCAGGGATATCTCCAGCGTCTCAGCTGA